The Fusobacterium necrophorum subsp. necrophorum genome has a window encoding:
- a CDS encoding rhodanese-like domain-containing protein, whose translation MKEILNVDEDMEQILRKMEEETGLLCVRERNENLGIQTLGEYCYFSLGKTSRELKEQGFHFYKSKDVANDYNGPKPSYSMTHIKLLYSPDYKMLGVQMIGKGNLERRYEILQTFLSEGKGLKELAEYSIYGKSLEEEMDILNLSAFYAMEVSRPLISVEEVRGLQQAGAFFLDVREEEEHEYARILGSKNIPLHSLVRRILEIPKEEKVYVYCRSAHRSLDAVNFLRGAGYDNVYNVEGGFIGISYEEYTKDKERKREKIVNRYHFE comes from the coding sequence ATGAAAGAAATACTCAATGTAGATGAAGATATGGAACAAATTTTAAGAAAAATGGAAGAAGAAACAGGACTCCTTTGTGTGAGAGAACGAAATGAAAATTTGGGAATCCAAACTCTCGGGGAATATTGTTACTTTAGTTTAGGAAAGACAAGTCGAGAGCTGAAAGAGCAGGGATTTCATTTTTACAAGTCTAAAGATGTGGCAAACGATTATAACGGTCCTAAGCCGAGCTACAGTATGACGCATATCAAACTTTTGTATTCTCCTGACTATAAAATGTTAGGAGTGCAAATGATAGGAAAAGGAAATTTGGAAAGAAGATATGAAATATTACAAACTTTCTTATCCGAAGGAAAAGGTTTGAAAGAATTGGCAGAATACTCTATCTATGGAAAATCGTTGGAAGAGGAAATGGATATCCTGAATCTTTCAGCTTTTTACGCAATGGAAGTGTCCAGACCTTTGATTTCAGTAGAAGAAGTACGAGGGTTACAACAGGCAGGAGCTTTTTTTCTGGATGTGCGGGAAGAAGAGGAGCATGAGTATGCTCGCATTCTCGGAAGCAAAAACATTCCTCTTCATAGTTTGGTTCGTAGAATATTAGAAATTCCAAAAGAAGAAAAGGTATATGTCTACTGTCGAAGTGCTCACAGGAGTTTGGATGCTGTGAACTTTTTAAGAGGAGCGGGCTATGACAATGTCTATAATGTAGAGGGCGGATTTATTGGAATTTCTTATGAAGAATATACGAAGGATAAAGAGAGAAAGAGAGAAAAAATTGTAAATCGTTATCATTTTGAATAG
- a CDS encoding transposase, translating into MTNELSTGDILVSPVFFCIKNGNYSENIKKKALKSVRELYKKDVRLFFNVGSTELNSTAGIIKYLGRYLARAPIAEYKIVNFNDKEVTFFYQDLADNKNKKYRTMPIDEFVQQILIHLPPKNFKSISRFGFYARHLNSKLKKVILNFKKKKQFELSFYVKSSLETFDINPFICPFCKIKLKVKELFLTSLWSGYEIHKIYP; encoded by the coding sequence ATAACGAATGAATTATCTACCGGAGATATATTAGTATCTCCGGTATTTTTTTGCATAAAAAATGGAAACTACTCTGAAAACATTAAGAAAAAAGCGCTCAAATCAGTTAGAGAACTATACAAAAAAGATGTTCGCCTATTTTTTAATGTAGGATCTACAGAACTTAATTCAACTGCCGGAATCATAAAGTATCTTGGAAGATATCTTGCGCGAGCTCCAATTGCAGAATATAAAATTGTTAATTTTAACGATAAAGAAGTTACTTTTTTCTATCAAGATTTAGCTGATAATAAAAATAAAAAATATCGCACAATGCCTATTGATGAATTTGTTCAACAGATTCTTATTCATCTTCCACCTAAAAACTTTAAATCTATTTCTAGATTTGGGTTTTATGCTAGGCATTTAAATTCTAAACTAAAAAAAGTTATTCTTAATTTTAAAAAGAAAAAGCAATTTGAACTTTCTTTTTATGTGAAATCTTCTTTAGAAACTTTTGATATTAATCCTTTTATTTGTCCTTTTTGTAAGATAAAGCTAAAAGTAAAAGAATTATTTTTAACCTCCCTCTGGTCTGGGTATGAAATTCATAAAATATATCCTTAA
- a CDS encoding HU family DNA-binding protein, giving the protein MTKKEFVAALAKKAEVTGKEADRMLKCFLELVEESLVAGNDVKFIGFGTWETKKREARKLRNPQTGKEMKIAAKRVVKFKVGKALADKVAAKK; this is encoded by the coding sequence ATGACAAAAAAAGAATTTGTGGCAGCATTGGCAAAAAAAGCGGAAGTAACGGGAAAAGAAGCGGATAGAATGTTGAAATGTTTTCTGGAATTGGTGGAAGAAAGCTTGGTAGCCGGAAACGATGTTAAATTCATCGGCTTTGGTACTTGGGAAACCAAAAAAAGAGAAGCGAGAAAGTTAAGAAATCCACAAACTGGAAAAGAAATGAAAATCGCAGCAAAACGAGTTGTAAAATTTAAAGTTGGAAAGGCTCTTGCCGACAAGGTAGCAGCAAAAAAATAA
- a CDS encoding HAD family hydrolase — protein MKWIISDLDGTLLNDDRTVGIKTISGIRTLLKKGYPFVIATGRGFASANTIREKLGVAIYMICNNGATIYSPKGELIFENYIPVDVVKKVTAYLEKYRVDYRGFFQNYYFMPSYGRKDEKRVEYKAIVLEREEDFQHLEKLLVVDPNTNLLRKIQTELQEEIGKDLTITLSSSECLDINSKNCSKATGVQKVASYLSLDLKDAIAFGDSENDFAMLASVGKAVSMKGTYAAQEKEYEVTEYSNHEDGVIRHLEKYIKF, from the coding sequence ATGAAATGGATTATTTCCGACTTGGACGGAACTTTATTAAATGATGATAGAACAGTAGGAATAAAAACAATTTCCGGTATACGGACTTTGCTAAAAAAAGGGTATCCATTTGTTATTGCAACCGGAAGAGGTTTTGCTTCGGCGAATACCATTCGTGAAAAATTAGGAGTTGCTATTTATATGATATGCAACAACGGAGCAACCATTTATTCTCCAAAGGGAGAGTTAATTTTTGAAAATTATATTCCTGTGGATGTAGTAAAAAAGGTAACAGCTTATTTGGAAAAGTATAGAGTAGACTATCGGGGATTTTTTCAAAATTATTACTTCATGCCAAGCTATGGAAGGAAAGATGAAAAAAGAGTGGAATATAAGGCGATAGTTTTAGAAAGAGAAGAGGATTTCCAACATTTGGAAAAATTGCTCGTAGTGGATCCGAATACAAACTTATTACGAAAAATTCAGACGGAGCTACAGGAAGAAATCGGGAAAGACTTAACTATTACCTTGTCTTCTTCAGAATGTTTAGACATCAACAGTAAAAATTGCAGTAAAGCGACAGGAGTTCAAAAGGTTGCTTCCTATTTATCTTTGGACTTGAAAGACGCCATTGCTTTTGGAGACAGTGAAAACGATTTTGCGATGTTGGCTTCTGTAGGAAAGGCGGTTTCTATGAAAGGAACTTATGCCGCTCAAGAAAAGGAATATGAGGTTACAGAATATAGTAATCATGAAGATGGGGTGATACGACATTTAGAAAAATATATAAAATTTTAA
- a CDS encoding ABC transporter substrate-binding protein, producing the protein MKKWTVSLLLCLFSLLLVACGGKGAAEGEKKDSLVYAQISEGKTLDPQDTTEQYSQRSVTLIYSRLAEINETTGGIDSGLAKSWERPNPNEIIFHLRKDVKFSNGYDFTAEDVKFTIERAQSLPKVAHLYKPITEITIIDPYTISFKTEEPFAPLLNHLTHKTASILSKQYYEEVGDKYFENPVGTGPYMLKEWKIGDHIELEANPTYFDGEPSIKHVVFRGIPEESNKVIGLQTGEIDMVGDVEAVSRETISGDSNLELKEGSSVSTIYLGMNTERKIFADKDVRKAISMGVNRDDIVNSLLAGAGQKANSFLAPTVFGYSKDSKVYEYNPEEAKKIIEEKGLVGSKIKIAVSNSQLRSQMAEIIQAQLKEIGLEVSIENLEWGTFLSATANGEVDMFILGWGPSTYDGDYGLFPNFHSSQKGGSGNRSQYANPKMDQLLEEGRKEMDVEKRRDLYRQAADLINEEAVVLPLYYSLTSVGYRKAIKGVKAESYPMIHKYSY; encoded by the coding sequence ATGAAAAAATGGACTGTGTCATTGTTGCTGTGTTTATTTAGTTTGTTATTGGTAGCTTGCGGAGGAAAGGGAGCAGCGGAGGGAGAAAAGAAAGATAGCCTGGTATATGCTCAAATTTCGGAAGGAAAAACTTTGGATCCACAAGATACCACGGAACAATATTCTCAAAGATCGGTAACTCTTATTTATAGTCGTTTGGCAGAGATCAACGAAACAACAGGGGGAATTGATTCGGGATTGGCAAAATCTTGGGAAAGACCGAATCCCAATGAGATTATTTTTCATTTGAGAAAAGATGTTAAATTTAGTAACGGATATGATTTTACGGCAGAAGATGTAAAATTTACAATTGAAAGAGCTCAAAGTTTACCGAAAGTGGCTCATTTGTATAAACCGATTACGGAAATTACCATCATCGATCCTTATACAATTTCTTTTAAAACGGAGGAACCTTTTGCCCCTTTATTAAATCATTTGACTCATAAAACGGCATCTATTTTAAGCAAACAATATTATGAAGAGGTTGGAGATAAGTATTTTGAAAATCCTGTAGGAACAGGACCTTACATGTTAAAAGAATGGAAGATTGGGGATCATATTGAGTTAGAAGCGAATCCTACTTATTTTGACGGAGAACCGTCCATTAAGCATGTTGTATTTCGAGGTATTCCGGAAGAAAGTAATAAGGTAATCGGTCTGCAAACCGGAGAAATTGATATGGTAGGAGATGTGGAAGCAGTTTCTAGAGAAACCATATCCGGAGACAGTAACTTAGAGCTGAAAGAAGGAAGTTCTGTAAGTACTATTTATTTGGGAATGAATACAGAGAGAAAAATTTTTGCGGATAAAGACGTAAGAAAAGCAATTTCGATGGGAGTGAATCGGGATGATATTGTCAACTCCTTGTTGGCAGGGGCAGGACAAAAAGCAAATTCTTTCTTAGCTCCGACCGTATTTGGATATTCTAAAGACAGTAAGGTATACGAATATAATCCGGAAGAAGCGAAAAAAATTATAGAAGAAAAAGGGTTGGTAGGAAGTAAAATTAAAATTGCAGTAAGTAATTCACAACTTCGAAGTCAAATGGCAGAAATTATTCAAGCTCAATTGAAAGAAATCGGTTTGGAGGTCAGCATTGAAAACTTGGAATGGGGAACCTTCTTATCTGCGACCGCCAATGGAGAAGTGGATATGTTTATTCTTGGTTGGGGACCTTCTACTTATGATGGAGATTATGGATTGTTCCCTAATTTTCACAGTAGCCAAAAAGGTGGTTCAGGAAATCGTTCTCAATATGCAAATCCAAAAATGGATCAATTATTGGAAGAAGGACGAAAAGAAATGGATGTAGAAAAGAGAAGAGATTTATATAGACAGGCGGCGGATTTAATCAATGAAGAAGCTGTTGTTTTACCATTGTACTATTCTTTGACCAGTGTGGGGTATAGAAAGGCGATCAAAGGGGTTAAAGCGGAATCATATCCTATGATACACAAGTATTCTTACTAA
- a CDS encoding phosphoribosylformylglycinamidine synthase: MKNCRIFVEKKEGFDLEAKRLCKEWKEALQLNSLTKVRILNCYDIFGAKDIKEAKRMIFSEVVTDVVSESFDEKIPHFAVEFLPGQFDQRADSAYQCMNLLSAENEKVVITSGKVFLLEGNVSSEEIEKIKKFYINPVEMREKDLSKLEQEGLQFQSSVPIIESFVGLKESMGLAMSQADLDFVEKYFREEEKRMPTETEIRVLDTYWSDHCRHTTFETELEEIVFPKGKFGEELQRVFNKYLANKQVTLMEMAKVIGKKMRKEGKLDDLEVSEEINACSIYIDVDVDGEIEKWLLMFKNETHNHPTEIEPFGGASTCLGGAIRDPLSGRAYVYQAIRVTGAANPLETLEDTLEGKLPQKKITTAAAHGYSSYGNQIGLTTGLVSEIYHEGYKAKRMEVGAVVAAAPVKNVRRETPIPGDIVILLGGKTGRDGCGGATGSSKEHTKDSLALCGAEVQKGNAPEERKIQRLFRKEKVARMIKKCNDFGAGGVSVAIGELAEGLKINLDSVPTKYAGLNGTELAISESQERMAVVIAKEEEALFLEEAAFENLEATKVAEVTEEKRLILSWKGKEIVNLSRAFLDTNGVRQKAKVEVEEPSGNNPLTEAVVSGNSLADQWKNCMQDLNVASQKGMVEMFDSNIGAGTILMPFGGKYQMTPNDVAVQKISVEKGHSHTASAITWGYNPKISSWSPYHGSAYAVLESLAKLVSVGADYRKVRLSFQEYFQKLGKEAKNWGKPFAALLGSLEAQEAFGTPAIGGKDSMSGSFQDLHVPPTLISFAVAPVATKEVISPEFKKAASHIYLLKHTALENTMPDYEMCKKNFAWLHEQIIAGNILSCMTIKMGGIAEALTKMTFGNRIGLEVKNVGENFFQLAYGSFILESEQELSFDNLEYLGKTIEEYQIRILDRETSTVLSGKEMEKEWLEVLAPIFPYEYQEEKKEIYTLDSCITTKIYHSKERVTKPRVLVMAFPGTNCEYDSAKAFQDAGAEPHILVFRNLKPSYIEASIEAMVQELKQAQILMLPGGFSAGDEPDGSGKFIATVLQNPRIMAEIQNFLERDGLILGICNGFQALIKSGLLPYGKLGTVTENSPTLTFNKIGRHVSQMVRTKILSNQSPWLSSFQVGEEFIIPVSHGEGRFYVQEAELKSLLQHGQIVTQYVDFEGKASNEFRHTPNGSTCAIEGIVSPNGRILGKMGHSERKGEDLYKNIPGNKVQDIFSNGVNYFK, encoded by the coding sequence ATGAAGAACTGTCGTATTTTTGTAGAAAAAAAAGAGGGCTTTGATTTGGAGGCGAAACGTCTGTGTAAGGAATGGAAAGAAGCATTGCAACTCAATTCTTTGACAAAAGTTAGAATTTTGAATTGCTATGATATTTTTGGAGCAAAAGATATAAAAGAGGCGAAGAGAATGATTTTTTCTGAGGTGGTAACAGATGTTGTTTCTGAAAGCTTTGATGAAAAAATTCCTCACTTTGCAGTTGAATTTTTACCGGGACAATTTGACCAAAGAGCGGATTCCGCATATCAGTGTATGAATTTATTGTCCGCAGAGAACGAGAAAGTTGTCATTACCAGTGGAAAAGTATTTTTATTAGAAGGAAATGTAAGCTCGGAAGAAATAGAAAAAATAAAAAAATTCTATATCAATCCGGTAGAAATGAGGGAAAAAGATTTGAGTAAATTGGAACAGGAAGGATTACAATTTCAAAGTTCTGTTCCCATCATTGAAAGTTTTGTAGGACTAAAAGAAAGCATGGGCTTGGCAATGTCTCAGGCAGATTTGGATTTTGTGGAAAAGTATTTTCGGGAAGAAGAAAAAAGAATGCCGACAGAAACGGAAATTCGAGTATTGGATACCTATTGGTCGGATCATTGTCGACATACAACCTTTGAAACGGAATTGGAAGAAATTGTTTTTCCAAAGGGAAAGTTTGGAGAAGAATTGCAACGGGTCTTCAATAAATACTTAGCCAATAAGCAAGTCACTCTTATGGAAATGGCGAAAGTGATCGGAAAGAAAATGAGGAAAGAGGGGAAGTTGGATGATTTGGAAGTTTCTGAAGAAATCAATGCCTGTTCTATCTATATTGATGTGGATGTTGACGGAGAAATAGAAAAATGGTTATTGATGTTTAAAAATGAAACTCATAATCACCCAACAGAAATTGAACCTTTTGGAGGGGCTTCCACTTGTTTGGGAGGAGCTATTCGAGATCCGCTGTCGGGAAGAGCTTATGTCTATCAAGCGATTCGAGTGACAGGGGCGGCAAATCCTTTGGAAACTTTGGAAGACACTCTGGAAGGGAAATTACCACAGAAGAAAATTACGACGGCAGCGGCTCATGGATATTCTTCCTATGGAAACCAAATCGGACTCACAACCGGGCTGGTATCGGAAATTTATCATGAGGGATATAAAGCAAAAAGAATGGAAGTCGGAGCAGTGGTGGCAGCAGCACCTGTTAAGAATGTAAGGCGGGAAACTCCTATTCCGGGAGATATTGTCATTCTTTTAGGAGGAAAAACGGGAAGAGACGGTTGTGGAGGAGCGACAGGTTCTTCCAAAGAACATACAAAAGATTCCCTGGCTTTATGTGGAGCGGAAGTACAAAAAGGAAATGCTCCGGAAGAAAGAAAGATACAACGATTATTCCGAAAAGAAAAAGTTGCCAGAATGATTAAAAAATGTAATGATTTTGGAGCGGGAGGAGTTTCGGTTGCTATCGGAGAATTGGCAGAGGGATTAAAAATCAACTTAGATTCGGTTCCAACCAAATACGCGGGACTGAACGGAACGGAATTGGCAATTTCAGAATCTCAAGAGAGAATGGCGGTCGTGATTGCTAAAGAAGAGGAAGCCCTTTTCTTAGAGGAAGCCGCTTTCGAAAATTTGGAAGCAACGAAAGTGGCGGAAGTTACGGAGGAAAAAAGATTAATTTTATCTTGGAAAGGAAAGGAGATAGTAAATCTTTCCAGAGCCTTTTTGGATACCAATGGAGTGAGGCAAAAAGCAAAGGTTGAAGTGGAAGAACCTTCCGGAAACAATCCGCTGACGGAAGCTGTCGTTTCAGGGAATTCTCTGGCAGATCAATGGAAGAACTGCATGCAGGATTTAAATGTCGCTTCTCAAAAAGGAATGGTAGAAATGTTTGACTCGAACATCGGAGCGGGAACGATTTTAATGCCTTTCGGAGGAAAATATCAAATGACTCCAAATGATGTAGCGGTGCAAAAAATTTCCGTAGAGAAAGGGCATAGTCATACCGCTTCCGCTATTACTTGGGGGTATAATCCTAAAATATCTTCCTGGTCTCCTTATCACGGTTCCGCCTATGCAGTATTGGAATCCTTAGCGAAATTAGTATCGGTAGGAGCAGATTATCGAAAAGTCAGATTGTCTTTCCAAGAATATTTTCAAAAACTGGGAAAGGAAGCGAAAAATTGGGGGAAACCTTTCGCAGCTCTGTTAGGAAGTCTGGAAGCTCAAGAAGCGTTTGGAACTCCTGCGATTGGAGGAAAAGATTCCATGAGTGGAAGTTTTCAAGATTTACACGTTCCGCCAACTTTAATTTCGTTTGCTGTTGCACCGGTTGCCACAAAAGAAGTGATTTCTCCGGAATTCAAAAAAGCAGCTTCCCATATCTATCTATTAAAACACACAGCTTTGGAGAATACTATGCCGGACTATGAAATGTGTAAGAAAAATTTTGCTTGGTTGCATGAACAAATTATAGCAGGAAATATCCTATCCTGTATGACAATAAAAATGGGTGGAATTGCAGAAGCTTTGACCAAAATGACTTTTGGAAATCGAATCGGATTGGAAGTTAAAAATGTAGGAGAGAATTTCTTTCAATTGGCTTATGGAAGTTTTATTTTGGAAAGTGAACAGGAATTATCTTTTGACAATTTGGAATATTTGGGGAAAACGATAGAAGAATATCAAATTCGTATTTTGGATCGGGAAACTTCCACTGTCTTATCCGGAAAAGAAATGGAAAAAGAATGGTTGGAAGTGTTGGCTCCTATATTCCCTTATGAATATCAAGAAGAGAAAAAAGAAATTTATACTTTGGATTCCTGTATAACCACCAAGATATATCATAGTAAGGAAAGAGTGACAAAACCTAGAGTCCTTGTCATGGCTTTTCCGGGAACAAACTGTGAATATGATTCTGCAAAGGCATTTCAAGATGCCGGAGCGGAGCCCCATATTTTGGTATTCCGAAATTTAAAACCTTCTTATATTGAAGCTTCCATTGAAGCGATGGTACAAGAATTGAAACAAGCACAAATTTTGATGTTGCCGGGAGGATTTAGTGCGGGAGACGAGCCGGACGGTTCCGGAAAATTTATTGCAACCGTTTTACAAAATCCGAGAATTATGGCAGAAATTCAAAATTTCTTGGAAAGAGACGGGCTGATTTTAGGAATTTGTAACGGGTTCCAAGCTTTGATCAAATCCGGTTTGCTGCCTTATGGAAAACTGGGAACTGTGACGGAAAATTCTCCAACCTTGACTTTCAATAAAATAGGAAGACATGTTTCCCAAATGGTACGAACAAAGATTTTGTCCAATCAGTCTCCTTGGCTTTCTTCTTTCCAAGTGGGAGAAGAATTTATCATTCCGGTTTCTCATGGAGAGGGAAGATTTTATGTACAGGAAGCGGAATTGAAATCCCTACTTCAACATGGACAAATTGTAACTCAATATGTGGACTTTGAAGGAAAAGCCAGCAATGAATTTCGGCATACACCGAACGGTTCCACTTGTGCCATTGAAGGAATTGTTTCCCCGAACGGAAGAATTTTAGGAAAAATGGGACATTCAGAAAGAAAAGGAGAAGATCTATATAAAAATATACCGGGAAATAAAGTACAGGATATTTTTAGCAATGGAGTGAATTATTTTAAATAA
- a CDS encoding helix-turn-helix domain-containing protein, protein MTEVQKEYYSGIIDFLFAGFGETVEVSLFEVLENQKTSLCAKSKNCSKALGEEMDKNLLFWLRAYRKEQKYIAKLPFQEKNGDLSRVSLYYISDKAGKLTGVLSMKKNITSMIVAANFLNASLKALTGGPERDLAAETAGIGQKKQENTLFQYSQYLIEDYFDSLSTVGAAMSIEERMKVVEDLQQKGIFQLKGNISTVAKKLEISEKTLYRYLKNQS, encoded by the coding sequence ATGACGGAAGTTCAAAAAGAATATTATTCCGGAATCATTGATTTTTTATTTGCTGGCTTTGGAGAAACTGTAGAAGTCAGTTTATTTGAGGTTTTGGAGAATCAAAAAACAAGTCTATGTGCCAAGAGTAAGAATTGTTCCAAAGCTTTGGGCGAAGAAATGGATAAAAATCTTCTTTTTTGGTTGAGAGCTTATCGGAAGGAACAAAAATATATTGCAAAATTACCTTTTCAGGAAAAAAATGGGGATTTATCCAGAGTATCTCTCTACTATATTTCGGATAAGGCAGGGAAATTGACGGGAGTATTATCCATGAAAAAAAATATTACTTCGATGATTGTAGCTGCCAATTTTTTAAATGCAAGCCTGAAAGCTCTGACGGGAGGGCCGGAAAGAGATTTGGCAGCAGAGACGGCAGGAATCGGGCAAAAAAAGCAGGAAAACACTTTATTTCAATATTCTCAGTATCTGATTGAAGATTACTTTGACAGTTTGTCCACAGTAGGAGCTGCCATGAGTATAGAAGAGAGAATGAAAGTAGTGGAAGACTTACAACAGAAAGGAATTTTTCAGTTGAAAGGAAATATTTCAACAGTAGCAAAAAAATTGGAAATTTCGGAAAAAACTTTGTATCGTTATTTGAAAAATCAAAGCTAA
- a CDS encoding sodium-dependent transporter encodes MERDFKKRDSFQNKIGFILACVGSAVGMGNIWLFPYRVGEFGGAAFLFPYLFFVLLLGLTGVSGEMAFGRAMKSGPLGAFRKALERRGKKYGDVLAFVPVLGSLGIAIGYAVVVAWILKYTVQSFTGVLHGVEDYVELFSSVTTRYSTLGWHFAIILFSLFIMTAGIQRGIEKINRVFMPLFFLLFCVLAIRVFFLEDSTIGYQFLWKADFEKMFQIKTWIFALGQAFFSLSLAGSGTVVYGSYLKEDVDVLNSSLHVSFYDTLAAILAALVIIPAVFSFGMEVSAGPGLMFLAMPRVFQQMPFGRIFSCIFFSAVFLAGMTSLVNLFESSIEALQEKFSLERWKAVSIVMALSFCLGILVEDVIYLRKLMDMVSIYFIPLGAFLAAVLFYWICGDTFVKEEIQKGRKAAFPRFLLLMGKYVFCGISFIVFILGILYHGIG; translated from the coding sequence ATGGAGAGAGATTTCAAGAAGAGAGATTCTTTTCAGAATAAGATTGGTTTTATTTTAGCCTGTGTCGGTTCAGCAGTTGGGATGGGGAATATCTGGTTGTTTCCTTATCGAGTGGGAGAATTTGGAGGGGCCGCTTTTCTTTTTCCTTATTTATTCTTTGTTCTTTTATTAGGTTTGACAGGAGTCAGTGGGGAAATGGCTTTTGGTAGAGCTATGAAAAGCGGACCTTTGGGAGCTTTTCGAAAAGCTTTGGAAAGAAGAGGAAAGAAATATGGAGATGTCTTAGCTTTTGTTCCTGTCTTGGGTTCTTTGGGAATTGCAATCGGCTATGCCGTGGTAGTGGCTTGGATTTTGAAATATACCGTTCAATCTTTTACAGGTGTTTTGCATGGGGTGGAGGATTATGTCGAATTATTTTCCTCCGTTACCACAAGATATTCCACTTTGGGTTGGCATTTTGCCATTATCCTTTTCAGTCTTTTCATTATGACGGCGGGAATCCAAAGGGGAATTGAAAAAATCAATCGAGTGTTTATGCCTTTGTTTTTTTTACTGTTCTGTGTCTTGGCAATACGAGTTTTCTTCTTAGAAGATTCTACCATAGGATATCAATTTTTATGGAAAGCGGACTTTGAGAAGATGTTTCAAATAAAGACATGGATTTTTGCCTTAGGACAAGCATTTTTCTCTCTCTCTTTGGCAGGGTCCGGAACTGTGGTATATGGAAGTTATTTGAAAGAGGATGTAGATGTGCTTAATTCCTCACTCCATGTTTCTTTTTATGATACTCTTGCTGCTATACTGGCAGCTCTTGTGATTATTCCTGCAGTATTTTCTTTCGGTATGGAAGTCAGTGCAGGACCGGGTCTTATGTTTTTGGCAATGCCCAGAGTATTTCAACAGATGCCTTTCGGGAGAATTTTTAGCTGTATTTTCTTTTCGGCTGTTTTTTTAGCAGGAATGACTTCTTTGGTCAATTTGTTTGAATCTTCCATTGAAGCTTTGCAGGAAAAATTTTCTTTGGAACGATGGAAGGCTGTTTCCATTGTAATGGCACTCTCTTTTTGTTTGGGAATTTTAGTAGAAGATGTGATTTATTTGAGAAAGCTTATGGATATGGTCAGCATTTATTTCATTCCTTTGGGAGCTTTTCTGGCAGCGGTTTTATTTTATTGGATTTGTGGAGATACCTTTGTAAAGGAAGAAATTCAAAAAGGAAGAAAAGCCGCTTTTCCACGATTTTTATTGCTTATGGGGAAATATGTATTTTGCGGAATCAGTTTCATCGTTTTTATTTTGGGAATTCTGTATCACGGAATTGGTTAG
- a CDS encoding M20/M25/M40 family metallo-hydrolase, whose amino-acid sequence MERIIKMAEAFTNAFGAPGFEDDVLEEIKKYVSEMKWERDSINNLFVYLAEQDEKKPTVLLDCHSDEVGFMVEHINDNGSLRFLPLGGWHVGNLPAMSVVIKNNKGEYIPGVVASKPPHFMTEEERSRLPKLSELSIDIGTNSYEETINLYGIEVGNPVVPEVRFSYDEKISIMRAKAFDNRLGTVAAIEVLKQFQEMKINLDVNLVVSVSSQEEVGLRGAQVAAQRIQPDFVIVFEGSPADDSFQQGREAKGKLRGGVQLRALDAAMISNPRVLEFAKKIAREKEIPFQMIVREKGSTNGGKYHITGKGIPTLVLGIPTRYAHTSYCYASLADTKAAVDLAREVVQELNREKIETF is encoded by the coding sequence ATGGAAAGAATAATAAAAATGGCAGAGGCTTTTACCAATGCTTTCGGAGCTCCCGGTTTTGAAGATGATGTCTTGGAAGAAATCAAAAAATACGTTTCGGAAATGAAATGGGAAAGAGATTCCATTAACAATTTATTTGTTTATTTGGCAGAACAAGATGAAAAAAAACCGACAGTTCTTTTAGATTGTCATAGTGATGAAGTGGGATTTATGGTAGAACATATCAATGATAATGGAAGCTTGCGTTTTCTGCCTTTGGGTGGTTGGCATGTAGGCAATCTTCCTGCGATGTCCGTTGTGATTAAAAATAACAAGGGTGAGTACATTCCGGGAGTTGTAGCGAGTAAGCCTCCACACTTTATGACAGAAGAGGAAAGAAGTCGTCTTCCAAAATTGTCGGAACTGAGTATTGATATTGGAACAAATTCTTATGAAGAAACGATAAATCTCTATGGGATTGAAGTTGGAAATCCGGTAGTTCCTGAGGTTAGATTTTCTTATGATGAAAAAATTTCTATTATGAGAGCCAAAGCCTTTGACAATCGATTGGGAACGGTTGCCGCAATTGAAGTGTTAAAACAATTTCAAGAGATGAAAATAAATTTAGATGTGAACTTGGTAGTTTCTGTCAGTTCGCAGGAAGAAGTCGGACTACGAGGAGCCCAAGTTGCCGCTCAGAGAATTCAACCAGATTTTGTCATTGTGTTCGAGGGTTCTCCGGCAGATGACAGTTTCCAACAAGGAAGAGAGGCAAAAGGAAAATTACGAGGAGGAGTACAACTGCGAGCTTTGGATGCAGCTATGATATCTAATCCCAGAGTTTTAGAATTTGCCAAGAAAATTGCTCGGGAAAAAGAAATTCCCTTTCAGATGATAGTCCGAGAAAAAGGAAGTACCAATGGGGGAAAGTATCATATCACAGGAAAAGGAATTCCGACTCTGGTACTGGGAATCCCGACAAGATATGCTCATACGAGTTACTGCTACGCTTCTTTGGCGGATACGAAAGCAGCTGTTGATTTGGCAAGAGAAGTGGTACAAGAATTGAATCGAGAAAAGATAGAAACTTTTTAA